A region from the Aegilops tauschii subsp. strangulata cultivar AL8/78 chromosome 5, Aet v6.0, whole genome shotgun sequence genome encodes:
- the LOC109751696 gene encoding uncharacterized protein isoform X2, whose amino-acid sequence MFKNTFQSGFLSILYSLGTKPLQIWDKEVVDGHIKRPQDEDIKSNVLEIVGTNVQSTYITCPADPAATLGIKLPFLALVVKNLKKYFTFEVQVLDDKNVRRRFRASNFQSVTRVKPYICTMPLKLDDGWNNIQLNLTDLTKRAYGTNYVETLRVQVHANCRLRRVYFSDRLYSEEELPAEFKLYLPIQKS is encoded by the exons ATGTTTAAGAATACATTCCAGTCCGGGTTTCTATCGATTCTCTACAGCCTTGG GACCAAGCCGTTGCAGATATGGGACAAGGAAG TTGTTGATGGGCACATTAAAAGACCTCAGGATGAAGATATCAAGTCTAATGTACTTGAAATTGTTGGAACAAATGTGCAATCAACCTACATCACCTGCCCAGCTGACCCTGCTGCCACTCTTGGAATTAAGCTTCCATTTCTTGCCCTTGTTGTGAAGAATCTTAAAAAATACTTCACATTTGAGGTCCAAGTTTTGGATGACAAGAATGTCCGCCGACGATTCCGAGCATCAAATTTTCAA TCCGTCACAAGGGTGAAGCCATATATCTGCACGATGCCGTTGAAGCTTGATGATGGCTGGAACAACATCCAGTTGAATCTCACTGACCTGACAAAGAGAGCCTATGGCACAAACTACGTCGAGACACTGCGAGTGCAAGTCCACGCAAACTGCCGGCTCCGCAGGGTCTATTTCTCCGACCGCCTCTACTCGGAAGAGGAGCTGCCGGCCGAGTTCAAGCTCTACCTTCCAATTCAG AAATCATAG
- the LOC109751696 gene encoding cilia- and flagella-associated protein 20 isoform X1, producing MVALYWSHCHNVFFPLVWIPHVLCFPLCYLIRTKPLQIWDKEVVDGHIKRPQDEDIKSNVLEIVGTNVQSTYITCPADPAATLGIKLPFLALVVKNLKKYFTFEVQVLDDKNVRRRFRASNFQSVTRVKPYICTMPLKLDDGWNNIQLNLTDLTKRAYGTNYVETLRVQVHANCRLRRVYFSDRLYSEEELPAEFKLYLPIQKS from the exons atggtggccttgtattggtctCACTGTCACAATGTTTTCTTTCCTTTAGTCTGGATACCTCATGTCTTGTGTTTTCCCCTGTGTTATTTGATCAGGACCAAGCCGTTGCAGATATGGGACAAGGAAG TTGTTGATGGGCACATTAAAAGACCTCAGGATGAAGATATCAAGTCTAATGTACTTGAAATTGTTGGAACAAATGTGCAATCAACCTACATCACCTGCCCAGCTGACCCTGCTGCCACTCTTGGAATTAAGCTTCCATTTCTTGCCCTTGTTGTGAAGAATCTTAAAAAATACTTCACATTTGAGGTCCAAGTTTTGGATGACAAGAATGTCCGCCGACGATTCCGAGCATCAAATTTTCAA TCCGTCACAAGGGTGAAGCCATATATCTGCACGATGCCGTTGAAGCTTGATGATGGCTGGAACAACATCCAGTTGAATCTCACTGACCTGACAAAGAGAGCCTATGGCACAAACTACGTCGAGACACTGCGAGTGCAAGTCCACGCAAACTGCCGGCTCCGCAGGGTCTATTTCTCCGACCGCCTCTACTCGGAAGAGGAGCTGCCGGCCGAGTTCAAGCTCTACCTTCCAATTCAG AAATCATAG
- the LOC141020587 gene encoding cysteine-rich receptor-like protein kinase 43, which yields MGIETSKHANAFLPNTMDFGELENMLQAPSVTPICLPVEFLKGITRDFSVDQELGRGGFGVVYKGILQNGKMIAVKKLFEIRVEDDQFQNEVTYLIGVKHQNVVQLVGYCAESRWEATKVGGRYVMAEIRKRLLCFEYLKNNSLDKHLSAESCGLEWHIRYDIIKGVCSGLHYLHTECRIVHLDLKPQNILLDDNMVPKLADFGMSRLFGQQESRVITESRGGTLGYMAPEYITNGVISTKSDIYSLGIIIVELMTGSREYPHSSEAPFEHFIENMVGNWRHILEKTMGHKTQEICSQQVNRCIALGLKCLNPDPNERPSAWDMLQTLNELESTNGCFDKNDGPAVVTYRE from the exons ATGGGCATCGAAACCAGTAAACACGCCAATGCTTTCCTGCCAAACACTATGGATTTCGGTGAACTGGAGAACATGCTGCAAGCGCCAAGTGTCACACCAATTTGCCTGCCGGTAGAGTTTCTGAAAGGCATCACACGCGATTTTTCTGTCGACCAAGAACTGGGAAGAGGTGGGTTTGGTGTGGTTTACAAG GGAATACTTCAAAATGGGAAAATGATTGCTGTGAAGAAGCTTTTTGAAATTCGAGTAGAAGATGATCAATTCCAGAATGAGGTCACCTATCTTATTGGGGTTAAGCACCAAAACGTGGTACAGCTTGTAGGCTACTGCGCTGAATCACGGTGGGAAGCGACAAAAGTAGGTGGGAGATATGTCATGGCTGAGATACGGAAGAGATTGCTCTGCTTTGAGTATCTAAAAAACAACAGCCTTGATAAGCATCTTTCTG CTGAATCTTGTGGACTTGAGTGGCACATAAGATATGATATAATTAAGGGGGTTTGCAGCGGCTTGCATTACCTTCACACGGAATGCCGGATTGTTCATTTGGACCTTAAACCCCAAAATATATTGCTGGATGATAATATGGTCCCCAAGCTTGCAGATTTTGGCATGTCTAGGCTCTTTGGCCAACAAGAGTCTCGAGTTATCACTGAAAGTCGTGGGGGTACACT TGGATACATGGCACCAGAGTACATAACAAATGGAGTAATCTCAACCAAGTCGGATATATACAGTTTGGGCATTATAATCGTTGAGCTAATGACGGGAAGCAGGGAATATCCCCATAGTAGTGAAGCACCGTTTGAGCACTTCATTGAGAAT ATGGTTGgaaattggaggcacatattggAAAAAACAATGGGGCATAAAACGCAGGAAATATGTTCCCAACAAGTAAACAGATGCATTGCATTGGGACTTAAGTGTCTTAATCCAGATCCCAATGAAAGGCCCTCTGCATGGGATATGTTGCAAACTCTGAATGAATTGGAAAGCACGAATGGTTGTTTTGACAAGAATGATGGACCAGCAGTAGTAACTTAC AGGgaatga
- the LOC109751723 gene encoding protein PSK SIMULATOR 1 produces the protein MLALDRLEHAHYVAASPVKKQIDAVKSQRGAVKVLKRKSLWSKSMEDIVERLVEIVSFIHLEINRAFLENHAEQSSGELRVAKNLAKTLGPAGLALHYANVILQLETLALASPAVPQNARKALYQALPPRIKPILHTQLRRGFPLGEKQTMTVAEVRAEMDRVLRWLVPAAESTRFYLAEWAMKGTECVDIDEANWFERDSRISVGSMLAHADAKVSKVETLYYANKETTEGYIAELVLALHLLVSLPTDEK, from the exons ATGCTAGCACTGGACAGACTTGAGCACGCTCATT ATGTAGCAGCTAGTCCTGTTAAGAAACAAATTGATGCTGTCAAGAGCCAAAGGGGTGCGGTGAAGGTCTTAAAAAGGAAATCACTCTGGTCGAAGAGTATGGAAGAT ATTGTAGAGAGACTTGTAGAGATCGTGAGCTTCATCCATCTTGAGATCAACAGAGCTTTCTTGGAGAACCATGCCGAGCAATCATCTGGAGAACTTCGTGTGGCTAAAAACCTCGCGAAAACGTTAGGGCCTGCTGGACTCGCGTTGCATTACGCCAATGTCATTTTGCAGCTAGAAACTTTG GCATTGGCATCACCAGCGGTTCCTCAGAATGCTCGGAAGGCGTTATACCAAGCACTGCCTCCTCGGATCAAACCAATCCTGCATACCCAACTGCGGCGGGGTTTTCCCCTCGGAGAAAAACAG ACCATGACGGTAGCAGAGGTGAGAGCTGAAATGGACAGGGTATTGCGATGGCTTGTGCCAGCTGCGGAATCCACGAG GTTTTACCTTGCGGAATGGGCGATGAAAGG GACGGAGTGTGTTGATATCGACGAAGCGAACTGGTTCGAACGAGACAGTCGTATCAGCGTCGGTTCCATGCTCGCTCATGCAGACGCCAAAGTGAGCAAGGTAGAGACGCTGTACTACGCAAACAAGGAGACGACCGAAGGTTACATAGCGGAGCTTGTTCTGGCTCTTCATCTTCTTGTTTCGCTGCCTACGGACGAGAAATAA